One part of the Rutidosis leptorrhynchoides isolate AG116_Rl617_1_P2 chromosome 1, CSIRO_AGI_Rlap_v1, whole genome shotgun sequence genome encodes these proteins:
- the LOC139858967 gene encoding serine/threonine-protein kinase/endoribonuclease IRE1b-like → MMRGPLISLLRLLAVIPAAYGSLPILPPPSTTSVTPVSDQFQLPPPIPVNINSAPKEDAILVAAPDGTLYQVDITGKILWSFPSGTPIYDAYQAHDLEDDEHNSSRQNVKYYIDCGDDWQLYEHVNNFKAKKLESSAEQLIGQTPLVSVDGVLIGSKKTTVFLVDPQTGRVIYTFKSDGLPSSERNSIILKRDAQKWKEPTTLEFDPVDHDQLLYIKRFDYELTYSSSTTGNVLWSLMFADFNASFQCHGSNKFLGGKKGDAQLQDFCQSNLPVFRVRDSRNIDLVLLKNKLQMSLHGSETFALPSPEHLPNPVPLPKPPGPVLEIPHQLVPYSPLNHQQTKHVPYLPSTPWHTFDNGGNNTYLPENLASIHGWLHGFLVAIFSFIIALVFYFRRRKHSKLNEMVNNTKVQNVTSKKKKSRKLGNNVKRDVQDGFKCAEINGRKIGKLLVSDKEIGKGSNGTIVLEGVYDARYVAVKRIVKSHHDVALKEIQNLIVSDQHPNIVRWYGVEYDQHFVYIALERCVCSLHELILSQTNSTAQLQLTVEVFKAFNLWKPNGYPSPELLKVMRETVSGLAHLHELGIIHRDLKPQNVLIRKDSSISAKVSDMGISKQLPADMSCLTKSATGYGSSGWQAPEQLRNERQTRAVDLFSFGCLLFFCITGGRHPFGDTLERDINIVNDRKDLFLVDNIPEAFHLISNLLHPDPDLRPKAAEVYHHPLFWDHEMRLSFLRDASDRVELEDREAGSDLLKSLENIGAVALGGKWDEKLDNILLNDIGRYRKYKYDSVRDLLRVIRNKLNHYRELSKDIRDVLGLVPTGFESYFSSRFPKLLMEVYKVLKDYCGEEECFHKYYRQGQI, encoded by the exons ATGATGAGAGGACCGTTAATTTCATTGTTACGCCTTTTGGCCGTAATTCCGGCGGCATATGGGAGTTTGCCGATCCTTCCGCCGCCGTCAACGACTTCCGTTACCCCAGTGTCGGATCAGTTTCAACTTCCGCCACCGATTCCGGTGAATATCAATTCTGCACC TAAAGAAGATGCTATTTTGGTTGCTGCTCCTGATGGAACATTATATCAGGTGGATATCACAGGTAAAATCCTTTGGTCCTTCCCATCCGGCACACCGATATACGATGCATATCAAGCACATGATTTGGAGGATGATGAACATAATTCCTCTAGACAGAATGTTAAGTACTACATTGATTGTGGAGATGACTGGCAACTATATGAACATGTCAATAACTTTAAAGCAAAG AAACTAGAATCTAGCGCTGAACAATTGATTGGACAAACACCACTTGTGTCAGTTGATGGAGTTCTGATAGGGTCCAAAAAGACTACTGTATTTCTTGTTGACCCGCAAACAGGTCGTGTCATATATACTTTCAAGTCAGACGGACTTCCAAGTTCTGAACGGAATTCCATAATACTGAAAAGAGATGCTCAGAAATGGAAGGAACCTACCACACTAGAGTTTGACCCGGTTGACCATGATCAACTACTTTACATCAAGAGGTTTGACTATGAGCTAACGTATTCTTCATCAACAACTGGCAATGTTTTATGGTCTCTAATGTTTGCTGATTTCAATGCTTCTTTCCAATGTCACGGTTCTAATAAATTTTTAGGCGGGAAAAAGGGTGATGCACAATTACAGGACTTTTGTCAGTCAAATCTTCCCGTTTTTCGAGTTCGTGATTCCCGTAATATAGATCTGGTTTTATTGAAAAATAAACTACAAATGTCACTCCATGGTAGTGAAACGTTTGCTTTACCGTCTCCTGAACATCTACCTAATCCTGTTCCATTACCAAAGCCCCCTGGTCCTGTTCTTGAAATCCCGCATCAACTTGTTCCTTATTCGCCCCTTAATCATCAACAGACAAAACATGTTCCTTATCTGCCTTCAACTCCTTGGCATACTTTTGACAATGGTGGAAATAATACTTATCTGCCTGAAAATCTTGCAAGTATTCATGGGTGGTTGCATGGTTTTTTGGTAGCCATTTTTTCGTTCATTATAGCTCTAGTTTTCTACTTTAGGAGGAGGAAACATAGTAAATTAAATGAGATGGTGAACAATACCAAGGTGCAAAATGTGACATCTAAAAAGAAGAAGAGTCGTAAACTTGGAAATAATGTAAAACGTGATGTCCAAGACGGGTTTAAGTGTGCAGAGATAAATGGACGTAAAATTGGGAAGCTATTAGTTTCTGACAAAGAAATTGGTAAGGGTAGTAATGGTACAATTGTGTTGGAGGGAGTCTATGATGCTCGATACGTTGCTGTGAAACGCATTGTGAAATCGCATCATGATGTTGCATTAAAAGAGATTCAAAATCTGATTGTATCTGATCAGCATCCTAACATTGTTCGATGGTATGGTGTTGAGTATGATCAACATTTTGTTTATATTGCTCTCGAGCGTTGTGTATGTAGTTTACATGAGTTAATATTGTCACAAACCAATTCAACTGCTCAATTGCAACTGACAGTTGAAGTTTTTAAGGCTTTTAACTTATGGAAGCCTAATGGATATCCTTCACCCGAGTTGTTAAAAGTAATGAG GGAAACAGTTAGTGGACTTGCGCATTTGCATGAACTTGGAATCATTCACCGAGACTTAAAACCTCAAAACGTGCTAATACGCAAAGATAGTTCTATTAGTGCTAAAGTCTCGGATATGGGTATTAGCAAACAGTTACCTGCTGACATGTCTTGTTTGACCAAGAGTGCAACAG GTTATGGAAGTTCGGGTTGGCAAGCACCCGAGCAACTTCGCAATGAAAGGCAGACTCGGGCTGTGGATTTGTTCAGTTTTGGGTGCCTGCTTTTTTTCTGTATAACTGGTGGTCGACACCCGTTTGGTGACACACTCGAGCGTGATATAAACATTGTAAATGACCGAAAAGACCTTTTCTTGGTAGATAATATTCCAGAAGCTTTTCATCTAATCTCAAATCTTCTACATCCTGATCCAGATTTAAG ACCAAAAGCTGCAGAAGTATACCATCACCCTTTATTTTGGGATCACGAGATGCGTCTCTCGTTTCTTCGCGACGCTAGTGATCGCGTAGAGTTAGAAGACCGTGAGGCCGGTTCCGATCTCCTAAAATCACTAGAAAACATTGGTGCAGTTGCTTTAGGCGGTAAATGGGATGAAAAGTTAGATAACATCCTTTTAAATGATATCGGGCGGTACCGAAAGTACAAGTATGATAGTGTGCGTGATTTGTTGCGGGTCATAAGGAACAAATTGAATCACTACAGAGAGCTCTCAAAAGATATCCGAGATGTGTTAGGGCTGGTCCCCACGGGATTCGAGAGCTATTTTAGTAGTCGGTTTCCGAAACTTCTTATGGAAGTATATAAAGTATTAAAAGATTATTGTGGGGAAGAAGAATGCTTCCATAAATATTATAGACAAGGTCAGATTTAA